Proteins encoded by one window of Emticicia oligotrophica DSM 17448:
- a CDS encoding RNA polymerase sigma factor, whose product MTALEFNYAISKTSKSLKPFAMRLTKDNEDANDLLQDTLMKAFLNRDKYSDGTNLKAWLYTIMKNTFITNYQRMVRKNTFIDTTDNLHYINSMESVIDNDAYSSFAMEDINNAVETLDEAYRQPFIMHFKGFKYHEIAQKLGIPIGTVKNRIHIARKELKDKLYMYAYSF is encoded by the coding sequence ATGACAGCCCTCGAATTCAACTACGCTATATCAAAAACATCAAAATCATTGAAGCCTTTCGCTATGCGATTGACAAAAGATAATGAAGATGCCAATGATTTATTACAGGACACGCTTATGAAAGCCTTCTTGAATCGTGATAAATATTCGGATGGCACTAATTTGAAAGCATGGCTTTATACCATTATGAAGAATACGTTCATTACGAACTATCAGAGAATGGTAAGAAAAAATACATTTATTGATACAACTGATAATCTCCACTATATCAATAGCATGGAGAGTGTGATTGACAATGATGCTTATTCATCATTTGCAATGGAAGATATCAATAATGCCGTTGAAACTCTTGATGAAGCTTACCGCCAACCATTTATCATGCATTTCAAAGGTTTTAAATACCACGAAATTGCTCAGAAATTAGGTATTCCAATCGGTACAGTTAAAAACAGAATACACATTGCAAGAAAAGAATTAAAGGATAAGCTATATATGTATGCATATTCTTTCTGA
- a CDS encoding transcriptional regulator, with product MLYNVLPTMLKALRNTNSVLFVFILICLTHGKAFSQEYGLEFLGHEVITDKRTSLVLGQEKPLCLKGNFELGFELKFKPDVKSYFGYVFRLITTDGKNLDLLFQSDPRGKQQTFRVISGDKDIRLLTPNSDLFYSHWHKFKVVVRNKGIQIFVNNQLLGKGSISNTLNNCFKVYFGECSDSKYLTSDALPMYLRNITLGVDSKIIHHWPLREISGNSTNDTFNVNQKAFTKNAQWLLKKHHEWKQLAKLKVKGNLSFAFDNKNRRIIINTDLRTFLFNTRNDSLTSKPFTQNHKKFTFGDLGIFLPTSNKLINVRLNEKKIFNYNALNNSWDISPNEKYELTEYWHHNKFLYPNDTAVVFIGGYGQYKYKNTFKKYSFQNNTWTELRLKGDTISPRYMFGLGSKNKTTSYLLGGFGSKTGDQGLSPQNYYDLFEIDWKNGSSKKIYELRKPETPFSVASSLILDEKSDKFYGLIYNQLKFNSNLQLVEGSLTKPELKPISKSIPYQFIDVASYSDLYFDKTNKKLYCVTSFHNRPPVDSTELVIYSLDFPPSNLPISNQNTQSLKAGNWMKIISGTSVFLLLAIISYYLFQKNRQNKHRTLSSKVSDLNYQIVKPNHALEKQVEEESFEASKAPKGKILLFGGFQFINDKETDLTNMFTPLLREMFLYILLHSVRWNKGVNSQQLNELLWFDKSVDSARNNRSVNITKLKTIFEQMPSIQINKDTGNWMISFEPEKVCLDYFEFLKLTNSKKTINHKQINQLTEIINRGGFLTNLEYEWLDDFKGEISNKVIDTYLAYSKQLDVDIHAEEMVEIADNIFKFDSVDETAMMMKCRALVQLGKHSLAKTSYEKFAKDYKRLYSEEYKVSYKKVLED from the coding sequence ATGCTCTATAATGTACTTCCAACGATGCTCAAAGCACTTAGAAACACCAATTCAGTATTATTCGTATTCATTCTGATATGTCTTACTCATGGAAAGGCCTTCAGCCAAGAGTATGGACTTGAGTTTTTAGGGCACGAAGTTATAACTGATAAACGTACTTCTTTAGTTCTTGGTCAAGAAAAACCACTTTGTCTGAAAGGTAATTTTGAGCTAGGGTTTGAACTTAAATTTAAGCCTGATGTAAAATCGTACTTTGGGTACGTCTTTCGACTCATCACAACCGATGGTAAGAATCTTGACCTCTTGTTTCAATCTGACCCCCGTGGAAAACAACAAACCTTCAGAGTAATTTCAGGCGATAAAGATATCAGACTTCTAACGCCCAATTCCGACCTATTTTATAGCCATTGGCACAAATTTAAGGTAGTTGTTCGAAATAAAGGCATACAAATATTTGTCAATAATCAATTATTAGGCAAAGGCTCTATTTCTAATACATTAAATAACTGTTTTAAGGTATATTTCGGAGAATGCTCCGATTCAAAGTATCTTACAAGCGATGCCCTACCGATGTATCTGCGAAATATAACGCTGGGCGTTGATTCAAAAATCATACATCATTGGCCTCTAAGAGAGATTTCTGGAAACTCAACCAATGATACATTTAATGTTAACCAAAAAGCATTTACTAAAAATGCACAATGGTTACTAAAAAAACACCATGAATGGAAGCAATTGGCGAAGCTAAAGGTGAAGGGAAATTTAAGTTTTGCTTTTGATAACAAAAATAGAAGAATTATTATCAATACCGACCTACGTACTTTTCTTTTTAACACACGGAATGATTCCTTAACTAGCAAACCTTTTACGCAAAATCACAAGAAATTCACATTTGGTGACTTAGGTATTTTTTTACCAACATCTAATAAACTCATCAATGTAAGGCTCAACGAAAAAAAAATATTTAATTACAACGCACTAAATAATAGTTGGGATATCTCTCCAAATGAAAAGTATGAATTAACCGAATATTGGCATCATAATAAATTTTTATATCCCAATGATACTGCAGTAGTTTTTATTGGTGGATATGGCCAATATAAATATAAAAATACATTCAAAAAGTACTCTTTTCAAAATAATACTTGGACCGAACTTAGACTAAAAGGCGATACAATTTCGCCACGTTATATGTTTGGGTTAGGTTCTAAAAATAAAACTACATCCTATTTACTAGGTGGATTTGGCTCAAAAACTGGCGACCAAGGCCTGAGTCCACAGAATTATTATGATCTCTTTGAGATTGACTGGAAAAATGGAAGTAGCAAAAAAATTTATGAATTAAGAAAACCTGAAACACCATTTTCTGTAGCTTCTTCTTTGATTTTAGATGAAAAAAGCGATAAGTTTTATGGCTTAATTTATAATCAACTAAAGTTCAATTCAAACTTACAATTAGTAGAGGGTTCACTCACAAAACCAGAGTTAAAACCCATATCAAAATCAATCCCATATCAATTTATTGATGTCGCAAGTTATAGCGACCTGTATTTCGACAAGACTAACAAGAAGCTCTATTGCGTTACAAGCTTCCATAATCGTCCGCCCGTTGATTCTACAGAATTAGTCATTTATTCACTTGATTTCCCACCATCTAATTTACCCATTTCAAACCAAAACACGCAGTCGCTCAAAGCTGGGAATTGGATGAAAATAATTTCGGGAACAAGTGTTTTTCTTTTATTGGCTATTATTAGCTACTATTTATTTCAAAAAAACAGACAAAATAAACACCGAACACTATCTTCAAAAGTCTCCGATTTGAATTATCAAATAGTGAAGCCGAATCATGCTCTTGAAAAACAAGTTGAAGAGGAGTCCTTTGAAGCAAGTAAGGCCCCCAAAGGTAAAATCTTATTATTTGGCGGATTTCAGTTTATTAATGATAAAGAAACAGACCTTACCAATATGTTTACTCCTTTATTGAGAGAAATGTTCCTATACATTTTATTACATTCGGTTAGATGGAATAAAGGCGTTAATTCCCAACAGCTAAATGAACTTTTGTGGTTTGATAAATCAGTTGATAGTGCACGTAATAATCGCTCAGTGAATATTACAAAATTAAAGACTATTTTCGAACAAATGCCTTCAATACAAATTAATAAGGATACTGGTAACTGGATGATTAGCTTTGAACCAGAGAAGGTTTGTTTAGATTATTTTGAGTTCTTGAAATTGACTAATTCAAAAAAGACAATCAATCATAAACAAATCAATCAGCTTACTGAAATCATCAATCGTGGAGGTTTTCTTACAAATTTAGAATATGAATGGCTTGATGATTTTAAAGGCGAAATTTCAAATAAAGTCATTGATACTTACTTGGCTTATTCGAAGCAGTTAGATGTCGATATTCATGCCGAAGAAATGGTGGAGATTGCTGATAATATTTTTAAATTCGATTCGGTTGATGAAACTGCAATGATGATGAAGTGCCGTGCATTGGTACAACTAGGAAAGCATTCATTAGCGAAAACATCCTACGAAAAATTTGCCAAAGACTATAAACGGCTTTATTCTGAAGAATATAAAGTTTCGTATAAAAAAGTATTAGAAGACTAG
- a CDS encoding UbiA family prenyltransferase, with protein MNLRDIILHLRIPFSFFLMPVYWFAISQTTNLDKTKAIWIFIILHLFIYPASNAYNSYFDKDEGSIGGLENPPAVDKKLFWVSWIIDIIAVLLAISLVDNMFGLMIFVYGLVSKAYSNDKIRLKKYPILSWIVVGVFQGAFTYFSIIMVFEKNSHDLQNHLLPAAISTLMLWAVYPMSQIYQHEEDTRRGDTTISILLGVKGTFLFTALVFSVAFWGFYIYFSPIDFMALLIFNLPTLLFFVVWFIKTLNNVSQANFKNTMWLNLLASVCLNAFYIWLCIH; from the coding sequence ATGAATTTACGCGATATTATTCTTCATTTACGAATTCCGTTTTCGTTTTTCCTAATGCCTGTTTATTGGTTTGCTATTAGCCAAACGACAAATCTTGATAAAACTAAAGCTATTTGGATTTTTATCATTTTACATTTGTTTATCTATCCTGCAAGTAACGCCTACAACAGCTACTTCGATAAAGATGAGGGAAGTATTGGCGGGCTAGAAAATCCACCAGCTGTTGATAAAAAGTTATTTTGGGTTTCGTGGATAATTGATATCATAGCTGTTTTACTGGCTATTTCGTTGGTTGACAATATGTTTGGGTTAATGATATTTGTTTATGGATTAGTGTCGAAAGCTTACAGCAACGATAAAATTCGATTGAAAAAATACCCAATTTTAAGTTGGATTGTTGTAGGAGTTTTTCAAGGTGCATTTACTTATTTCTCGATAATAATGGTATTTGAAAAGAATTCACATGATTTACAAAACCATCTCCTACCTGCTGCCATCAGTACACTTATGCTTTGGGCGGTGTACCCAATGTCGCAGATTTATCAGCATGAAGAAGATACTCGACGTGGTGACACAACCATTAGTATTCTTTTGGGGGTTAAGGGTACTTTCTTATTTACTGCTCTTGTGTTTTCAGTTGCATTTTGGGGCTTCTATATTTATTTTAGTCCAATAGATTTTATGGCACTTTTGATATTTAATTTACCAACTTTACTATTTTTTGTTGTATGGTTTATTAAAACATTAAACAATGTTTCTCAAGCCAATTTCAAAAATACGATGTGGCTCAATTTACTTGCATCAGTATGTCTAAACGCTTTCTATATATGGTTATGTATTCATTAA
- a CDS encoding sugar phosphate isomerase/epimerase family protein: MLKLGFVSAILADFGFEHVVDFASKHDFSCLEMMCWPTEGGETRRYAGVTHINVDKLHDPQQVKYIKSYLLEKRISISGLGYYPNPLDADKNKSEFYVEHIKKVIRACNTLGVPVMNTFIGRDPKKNIQDNLKIFKKVWKPIIETAEQEGIKIGIENCPMFFTNDEWPGGKNLAISPAVWDRMFETFKTPLFGLNYDPSHMIFQMMDEIRPIYDYKDRLHHIHLKDVKIYREKLDKVGILANPLEYHSPKLPGLGDVRWGKFFAALTDIRYRGPVVIEVEDKAYEGSLDDVTKAILQSRNYIRQYLP, encoded by the coding sequence ATGTTAAAACTTGGATTTGTAAGTGCGATTTTAGCCGATTTTGGCTTTGAACATGTGGTAGATTTTGCCTCAAAACATGATTTTTCTTGCCTCGAAATGATGTGCTGGCCAACCGAAGGGGGCGAAACTCGAAGATATGCTGGGGTTACGCATATTAATGTAGATAAGTTACATGACCCACAACAGGTGAAATACATCAAATCTTATCTTCTTGAAAAAAGAATTAGTATTTCAGGTTTGGGATATTACCCTAATCCGCTCGATGCCGATAAGAATAAATCGGAATTTTATGTAGAACACATAAAGAAAGTTATCAGAGCTTGTAATACATTAGGTGTGCCTGTGATGAATACATTTATTGGTCGAGACCCTAAAAAGAATATTCAAGATAATTTGAAGATATTTAAAAAGGTTTGGAAGCCAATTATCGAAACAGCAGAGCAAGAGGGAATAAAAATTGGTATTGAAAATTGTCCGATGTTCTTCACGAATGATGAATGGCCGGGTGGAAAAAACTTAGCAATTAGTCCAGCAGTTTGGGATAGAATGTTTGAAACATTCAAAACACCACTTTTCGGTTTAAATTATGACCCATCACACATGATTTTTCAGATGATGGATGAAATCAGACCAATATATGATTACAAAGACCGTCTGCATCATATTCACTTGAAAGATGTAAAGATTTACCGTGAAAAGCTCGATAAAGTAGGTATTTTAGCTAATCCACTCGAATATCACTCTCCGAAATTGCCAGGTTTAGGTGATGTGCGTTGGGGTAAATTCTTTGCAGCTCTAACAGACATACGCTATCGTGGACCAGTTGTGATTGAAGTAGAGGATAAAGCTTACGAAGGTAGTTTAGATGATGTTACAAAGGCAATTTTGCAGAGTAGAAACTATATTCGCCAATATTTGCCATAA
- a CDS encoding MFS transporter, which translates to MQFSKPKLTFSQIINMNVGFFGIQYSFGLQQSAVNPIYDFLGASPDEIPLLNLAGPMTGLLIQPIIGAMSDKTWSPRFGRRKPYFLIGAIMCSLALFAYPFSSSLWMAAGLLWILDVGNNTAMEPYRAFIADKLDSSQQPTGFQAQSFFTGLGQTLSNLSIAIFPAIFVGTSGSLPTWVYASFFLGAICSIGSILWSTSRTAEIPPSAEELEEIQKHPLNVFSPFVDIISAIRDMPKVMWQLALVYLFQWYALFCYWQNSSKSVALSVWNATPKDNPDLYSEAVSWTGWVNGWYNVVMFLVAFSLARFAKKYSPKMVHLTCLILAGIGFIAFSMIQNKFLLFPAITGFGIGWASMMGIPYLIVVGEIPKERYGVYMGIINMMIVIPMLIQTLTFGYILKHFLNNDPRNAITFAGGLLLVAALATALIKAKKVEGEVNMPMGGGH; encoded by the coding sequence ATGCAGTTTTCAAAACCCAAGCTGACATTCTCACAGATTATTAACATGAATGTTGGGTTCTTCGGAATTCAATATAGTTTTGGTCTTCAACAAAGTGCCGTTAATCCGATTTACGATTTTCTTGGAGCAAGCCCCGACGAAATACCTTTACTAAATTTAGCAGGCCCAATGACAGGCTTGCTGATTCAACCTATCATCGGAGCGATGTCTGACAAAACGTGGTCTCCTCGCTTTGGTCGTCGAAAGCCTTACTTCCTAATCGGGGCAATCATGTGTAGTTTAGCACTCTTTGCTTATCCTTTTAGTAGTTCCTTGTGGATGGCAGCAGGTCTCTTGTGGATTCTTGATGTAGGAAATAATACTGCCATGGAGCCTTATCGTGCATTTATTGCCGATAAACTTGATTCTTCTCAGCAACCAACTGGTTTTCAAGCTCAGAGTTTCTTTACGGGTTTAGGCCAAACACTTTCGAATCTTTCTATTGCCATTTTTCCTGCTATATTTGTTGGCACATCTGGCTCTTTGCCTACTTGGGTTTACGCATCATTTTTCTTAGGAGCCATTTGTTCAATTGGTTCAATTCTATGGAGTACTAGTCGAACAGCCGAAATTCCGCCCTCTGCCGAAGAATTAGAAGAAATCCAAAAGCACCCACTCAATGTATTTTCGCCATTTGTAGATATTATTTCAGCTATTAGGGATATGCCAAAAGTTATGTGGCAGTTAGCTTTGGTTTATTTATTTCAATGGTATGCCTTATTTTGTTACTGGCAAAATTCTTCAAAAAGTGTGGCTTTATCGGTTTGGAATGCAACACCCAAAGATAATCCTGACTTATATTCTGAAGCTGTAAGTTGGACTGGCTGGGTTAATGGTTGGTATAATGTTGTGATGTTTTTAGTTGCTTTCAGTTTAGCTCGATTTGCCAAAAAATATTCACCTAAAATGGTACACCTCACTTGCTTAATTTTAGCAGGAATCGGTTTTATAGCATTTTCTATGATTCAGAATAAATTCTTATTATTTCCTGCCATCACTGGCTTTGGTATTGGTTGGGCAAGTATGATGGGAATTCCGTATTTGATTGTTGTAGGCGAAATTCCAAAAGAGCGTTATGGCGTTTATATGGGAATAATCAATATGATGATTGTAATTCCGATGTTGATACAAACACTTACTTTTGGCTATATACTAAAGCATTTTCTTAATAATGACCCTCGTAATGCTATTACTTTTGCGGGCGGATTACTTTTAGTAGCTGCCCTTGCCACTGCCTTGATAAAGGCGAAAAAGGTAGAAGGTGAAGTAAATATGCCTATGGGCGGCGGGCATTGA
- a CDS encoding SusC/RagA family TonB-linked outer membrane protein, with amino-acid sequence MKKTLRQFFTAFILSLFMFQSFAQNMKITGKVTDDSGAPLYGVNVAIKGSTKGTISDDKGMYSIEASKGNVLTFSYIGFAATNVTVGSSSVINISLTPEAGALNEVVVTALGISKEARKVGYAVTTVNGDQMTKARETNVAYSMAGRVAGLNISGTNGGSGSSARILLRGMASFTASSPLIVLNGVPIDNTQRGSAGEWGGADNGDGISNLNPDDIESMSVLKGASASALYGARAANGVILITTKSGKKGKMSVDYNLNTVAEQAINFTDYQYVYGQGLNGKRPTNTVSALNSGMLSWGEKLDGASTIQFDGKSYPYSAVKNNINNFYRTGSSITNSLAIASGNETGNFRLSLANLDNNSILRNSGLDRKTFNFTGSQKFGQKLKVDLMVNYVDELNKNKPQLSDGPMNANNINFLATNVNQSVLAPGYDASTDNGNEIQYNDDIYVTNPWFVVNRYRNDVKRKRMLSALTAKYDLTKNIYAQARLGYDLLNDGTFKVTPTGTAYSNGQKGGLDDLSKSTTTELNAEAILGGNFNLVKDISLDAIVGAAARKNKYDMLRVGGGPFVIPFFYSPYNVLSFNRDYGYSEKQTNSAFYSLDFNYKNQLILSTTGRYDAFSTLPQGNYGIFTPSASLSYDFTELLNSSKLSYGKFRASYAVVSGEPANPYSTSQYYSVGGAIQGITTGSFSSTLPNLFLKPYTLSEFEVGTELKLYKNRLGFDLAYFNRKTHNEIINGSLSEATGFSNQQIGTGSTQNSGLEALVTGVPVETGGFRWTTSFNFTWIKNKIVEINGSGTADQQLGLGTYRPLNANTALIKGLPGPQIMANDFVYDAQGRVVIDATGIPVQAPSRTPMGSVLPKVYGGFNNEFSYKNFNLAFLIDYRFGNKVLSATNYYTIFRGLHQMTLDGRETGVVAAGVTKDGATNTVNVPAQTYYQNLARRISALNVMDGSFIKLRQVTLGYSLNPKILGKTPIKGVELSIVARNLLTLLKRTENIDPEAGFSPILSYAGIEGNSLPSTRTYGLNLNVKF; translated from the coding sequence ATGAAGAAAACATTACGACAGTTTTTTACTGCCTTCATACTTTCTCTTTTTATGTTTCAGAGTTTTGCTCAAAACATGAAAATCACGGGGAAAGTAACAGACGACTCAGGAGCTCCTCTCTATGGAGTAAACGTGGCAATTAAAGGTTCTACCAAAGGTACAATTTCTGATGACAAAGGAATGTACTCAATCGAAGCTTCTAAAGGGAATGTGCTTACATTTAGCTATATTGGCTTTGCTGCTACAAATGTTACTGTGGGTTCTTCAAGTGTCATCAACATAAGTTTAACACCAGAAGCAGGTGCATTGAATGAGGTTGTGGTAACTGCCTTAGGTATCTCAAAAGAAGCTCGTAAAGTTGGTTATGCAGTAACAACCGTTAATGGCGACCAAATGACTAAAGCTCGTGAAACAAATGTTGCCTACTCAATGGCTGGCCGTGTAGCGGGTTTGAATATCTCTGGTACGAACGGTGGCTCAGGTTCTTCGGCAAGAATCTTGTTGAGAGGTATGGCAAGTTTTACGGCGAGTTCTCCACTTATTGTATTAAACGGTGTGCCAATTGATAACACTCAAAGAGGTAGTGCCGGAGAATGGGGTGGTGCAGATAACGGCGATGGTATCTCAAACCTTAATCCAGATGATATCGAGAGTATGTCGGTATTAAAAGGTGCTTCTGCATCAGCTCTTTATGGTGCACGTGCAGCGAATGGTGTAATCTTAATTACCACAAAATCTGGTAAAAAAGGTAAAATGTCGGTTGATTATAACCTCAACACAGTTGCTGAACAAGCTATCAACTTCACTGATTACCAATATGTTTATGGCCAAGGCTTAAACGGCAAACGCCCTACGAACACTGTGAGTGCATTAAACAGTGGTATGCTAAGCTGGGGTGAAAAACTTGATGGTGCTTCAACTATCCAATTTGATGGTAAAAGCTACCCTTACTCAGCTGTAAAAAATAATATCAACAATTTCTACCGTACAGGCTCATCAATTACAAACTCATTGGCCATTGCAAGCGGTAACGAAACTGGTAATTTCCGTCTTTCATTAGCTAATCTTGATAATAACTCTATTCTTCGTAATAGTGGCCTTGACCGTAAAACATTCAACTTCACTGGTTCTCAAAAATTCGGTCAAAAATTAAAAGTTGACTTAATGGTGAATTATGTTGATGAACTCAACAAAAACAAGCCACAGTTGAGTGATGGCCCAATGAATGCCAACAACATCAACTTCTTGGCTACGAATGTTAACCAATCAGTCTTGGCACCTGGCTATGACGCTAGTACGGATAATGGCAACGAGATTCAATATAACGATGATATTTACGTAACTAACCCTTGGTTTGTGGTGAATCGTTATAGAAATGATGTAAAACGTAAGCGTATGCTTTCGGCTCTAACAGCTAAGTATGACCTTACAAAAAATATCTATGCTCAAGCACGTTTAGGATATGACTTATTGAATGATGGTACTTTTAAAGTAACACCAACGGGTACTGCTTATTCTAATGGACAAAAAGGTGGTTTAGATGATTTATCAAAATCAACCACAACAGAGTTAAACGCTGAAGCAATTTTAGGCGGAAATTTCAATTTAGTAAAAGACATTTCGCTTGATGCTATTGTGGGTGCTGCAGCTCGTAAAAACAAATACGATATGTTACGCGTAGGTGGTGGTCCATTCGTAATCCCATTCTTCTATAGCCCTTATAACGTATTGTCATTCAACCGTGACTATGGTTATAGCGAAAAACAAACAAATTCGGCCTTCTACTCTTTAGATTTCAATTATAAAAACCAATTGATTCTTTCAACGACGGGTCGTTATGATGCCTTCTCTACTTTACCACAAGGAAATTATGGTATCTTCACACCATCTGCTTCTTTGAGCTATGATTTCACCGAATTATTGAATTCTTCGAAATTAAGCTATGGTAAATTCAGAGCATCTTATGCAGTGGTGAGTGGTGAGCCAGCAAACCCTTATAGCACCTCACAATATTATAGCGTGGGTGGTGCTATTCAAGGTATCACAACTGGTTCATTCAGTAGTACATTACCAAACTTATTCTTGAAACCATATACACTTTCAGAATTTGAAGTTGGTACAGAATTGAAACTTTACAAAAATCGCTTAGGATTTGATTTAGCTTACTTCAACCGCAAAACTCATAACGAGATTATCAACGGTTCGTTATCAGAAGCAACGGGTTTCAGCAACCAACAAATTGGTACTGGTTCTACGCAAAACTCTGGTTTAGAAGCTTTAGTTACTGGTGTTCCGGTTGAAACAGGTGGTTTTAGATGGACAACCTCTTTTAACTTCACTTGGATTAAAAACAAAATCGTTGAAATCAATGGTTCTGGCACAGCTGACCAACAATTAGGTTTAGGCACTTATCGTCCATTAAACGCTAATACTGCATTGATTAAAGGTCTTCCTGGCCCACAAATCATGGCTAATGACTTTGTTTATGACGCACAAGGAAGAGTAGTGATTGATGCGACAGGTATTCCGGTGCAAGCTCCTTCACGTACACCAATGGGTTCGGTTTTACCTAAAGTATATGGTGGTTTCAATAACGAATTCAGCTACAAAAACTTCAATCTTGCTTTCTTGATTGACTACCGTTTTGGAAATAAAGTATTATCGGCAACTAATTATTACACAATCTTCCGTGGTTTACACCAAATGACTCTTGATGGTCGTGAAACTGGTGTAGTTGCGGCTGGTGTAACTAAAGATGGTGCTACTAATACAGTAAATGTACCAGCACAAACTTACTACCAAAACTTAGCTCGCAGAATTTCAGCATTGAACGTAATGGATGGTAGCTTTATTAAGCTTCGTCAGGTTACTTTGGGTTACTCTTTAAATCCTAAGATTTTAGGCAAAACACCTATCAAAGGAGTTGAACTTTCAATCGTAGCAAGAAACCTCTTGACATTATTGAAACGTACAGAAAACATCGACCCAGAAGCTGGTTTCTCTCCAATTCTTAGCTACGCAGGTATCGAAGGTAATAGCTTACCATCTACTCGTACTTACGGTTTGAACCTAAATGTTAAATTCTAA